The genomic region TCAGAAATTCAAAAAAAAATAAACGAAGTCGACGGCAAGAAAATTTTGGAATTTGTTAAAATACTGACAACGGATTCGTTTCAAGGGCGAGCATCGGGAACGACCGGTTATAATAAATCTGCTCAATGGTTGGCCGGTCAGTTTGAACAAATGGGCGTCAAACCGTTTTTGGAACGTTCGTATTTTCAACCTTTCAAAATTGCCAATCATGACATACAACAGCGTATTTATGCCGATACAAAAGGTGATTCCGCTGAAACATTCAATGTCGTTGGCTGGATTGAAGGAGGAGAATGGAAAGATGAATTTGTAGTAATAACGGCACATTTGGATCATCTAGGCATGAAGCGAGGCATGACTGATACCATTTATTATGGCGCCAATGACAATGCTTCCGGCGTATCCGTGATGCTGACCGTTGGTGAAACGCTTGCTGCCATGAAACCCAAACGCTCGATTCTTTTCGTCGCTTTTTCCGGAGAGGAAGTCGGGCTTTTAGGATCGAAATATTTTGTTGAACATTCACCGGTTTCTCTCAAGAAAATCCGTTTTTTTCTTAATCTGGATTTAGTTGGATCCGGGCATGATGGCCTTATGGTACAAGGCGTTAATAATTTTCCTCAAGAATATTCAATAGTATCTGAAATTAATAAATCCTTTTTTAATTTTGAGCTCAGCACGAGGCCCAATTCCCCGAATTCAGACCAATATTTTTTCAATGCAATAGGCGTTCCGGCATTTTTTATGTATGCTTACAAAGGCACTAATCCCTATCATTTGCCGGGAGACATCTGGCAGGGTTTGGATCCAATGATCATGGAAAACATGGCTAAATTTTCCGCAATGATTATTTGGAGATTCGCTCAATTTTAAAAAACAATATTGATAATTGACAAATGCATGGTTATTTTTTTTCTACAGATGAAAACGTATTTCTTTTTTCTCATCATCAGCTTTTGTTTTACGAAGGCGTTGGTCGGTCAGGATGTCCGTTGCGAAGCGACCGTTGATCGGACCACCATCGAAGCCGGTGAGACGTTTACGCTCTCGATCGAAGTGAGCGGCAATGACGTAGATGTACGCGGCATCCCGGAATTGCCTGCATTGAAAGGTATAGAACTGCTCTATCCTAATCCCGGTGAATCGACTTCCATTCAAATCATCAATGGTCGAAAAAGTGAAAGTAAAAGCTTCCAGTTTTTCTTGCGTGCTTCCCAAACCGGCCGCTGGACAATACCACCGGTCAGCGTTAACAATGCCGGTAAAGAATATCATACGCAAGCCATAACCATCGAAGTTGTGGGAAAAAACAGCTCGGGAAGTGCGGGTTCGGTTTCCGGACGTGAAGCGGATGTTTTTTTTGCAGCCGTGGCCGCCAAAAAAGAAGCCTATGTTGGCGAACAAGTTATGGTCGAATTCCGAATCTATTCCCGAGTTCCTGTGACGCAATATTCGCCGACCAAAGTTCCGAATTTCCCAGGATTCTGGGCCGAAGAATTTCAGCTGAAAGAACCGATTCAGGCTGAACGAGTAACCATCAACGGTAAAACATATTCGAGTTATACCATCAAACGTATGGCGGTTTTTCCGACGCATTCCGGCGATCTCAATATTGAACCGGCTGAGATCGAGTGCGAATTGCGCATTCCCCGTAAAAATAAGGGCAACCTCTTCGATGATTTTTTTACGCCTTTCAATGATCCGTTTGGAGAAGTGGTTACTAAAAAATTTTCAAGCGATACTATCAGGATACACGTTAATGATTTGCCAATCGATGGAAAACCTTCCGATTTTTCAGGTTTAGTAGGCACTTTTGATGTGAAAACTACTATCGATAAAACTCAATTGAAAACCGGTGAAGCCGTCTTGTATCGTGTTGAAATTTACGGTATTGGCAATATTAAATCGGTGAACGCACCGGAAAATCCGTTTAACGAAGAATTTGAGAAATACCCGGTTAAAAGTTCTGACGAAATTTTAAAAAACGGCAACATTGTCAGCGGTAAGAAATTTTTTGAATTTGTTGCGATTCCACGAACGAGCCGGACGTATGAGATTCCGGAGTATACGATCAGTTATTTTAATCCAGAGACTAAGAAATATGAATTCAAATCGGCTCAAGGCCATACGTTGGTGATTGAACAAGGCCGTGGAATGACGGCTGCCGGAAATTTGTCCAAAGAAGAAGTAGCGTTGATCGCTAAAGACATCCGGTTTATCAAAACGAGCCCGGAAAATTTAACAGCCACTTATGGGCCGATTTACACTCGTTGGTGGTATATTCTTTTATTGTTGGGGCCGCTGGGATTGACACTCGTGGCATTTGTTTATCAACGCTATCAGGCACAGCAAAACTCGGACGCGGTAAAATTAAAATACCGTAAAGCCAGTCCGATGGCTAAGAAACGTTTGAATCAAGCAGAAAAATTATTAAAAGCGCGTCAATTGGAGACTTTTTATGCCGAGGTGGCCAAGACGTTGACCGGCTTGATTGCTGACAAGTTGGGAATTTCTGAAGCCGGAATAATGACCGATACACTCGTTACGATGTTGCGTGAGAAAAAAATCGATGGACAACTCATCGACGATTATGTAGCGTGCTTGCAGCTCTGTGATCAGGCCCGGTTTTCTTTCGATCGAAATGTTCCCGAAAAAGTCGAATCAGTATATGAACGCATTCGGGATGCGATTTTTAACATGGATAAGGCGCTGTAACGGATATGATTCGAATTTTTGGATGGTTATTATTGGCCGCATCTGCCGTCGCCCAGGTCAGCGAAGCACCTGAAAGTATTTTCGAGCGAGCCGGTGAATTGTATCGCAACAAACATTATGCGGAAGCGGAAGCAGCGTATCAACAATTATTATCTCAAGGCAACGTCTTGTATGAGGTGTATTATAATTTAGCGAACAGTTGCTTCAAGCAAAAAAAATACGGCTACGCTGTTTTTTTCTATGAAAAAGCATTGCGTTTGGCGCCAGACGATGACGATATTCTTTTCAATCTTGAAATAACTCACGCCTATCTCAAAGATCAAATCATTGTTCCTCCTGATTTTTTTCTTTTTCATTATTATCGCCGGGCGCTCTATTTTTTTTCCATCAACACGCTCGTAGTTACCACCGTAATTTTGTGGAATTTTTTATTGCTAATGTTACTCATTAAGATGTTTTTCCAACATCGGCCGCGTTATTTTAATCACTCTTTATACGGAATTGTCTCGGTATTCGTTATACTGGCTTATATTTTTGCTGCCCGCGTATATATCGACTCTACCAAAGAAGAAGCGGTCATACTGAGCGGTGTTTGCGATATTAAAAGCGAACCCGATCCGGCTGCTTCAACAGTTTTTATTTTACACGAAGGTACCAAAGTTGAAATACGTTCGACGTCGGATGATTGGATCGAGATTCGCCTTGTTGACGGCAAAGTCGGCTGGGTCCGGCGTGGAGATGTTGGAATATTATGAACCCACCGCCAGTTAGCTGGGGACAACGTTTTCCGGCCATTAAACTTTCTCTGCTGTTTGCAGTAGCCGTATTTTTTATCCATTTTTTTCATTTATCTTCAGAATTTCCCGCCAATCATTCATTGATTTTTTCATTGATAGCGATTGGATTATTAGGAATAGCCTGTTTTTTACTTCAATACCGTGTTGATGTGTCGATGGTCATTCCTCTAGTCATATTGATCGCCGCCGCGCGCATGCCAACGGAAAAATTACCGGCCGAACACATTGCCCATTTTGCCGATCTTGGAAAACCGGTTGTGTTACGAGGCATTATTGCCAGCGACCCCGATGCGAATCATGAGAAAACAAAAGTTGTAATGGATGTGAATGAAATCCGGTTGTCACAAAATTTGTTTTTTAAAACTGAAGGAAAAGTTCTGTTGACATTACGCGCGGGGGGCAGAAAGCCCATTGCTTACGGCGATGAACTCGAGGTGTACGGAACTCTTC from bacterium harbors:
- a CDS encoding BatD family protein, with the translated sequence MVIFFLQMKTYFFFLIISFCFTKALVGQDVRCEATVDRTTIEAGETFTLSIEVSGNDVDVRGIPELPALKGIELLYPNPGESTSIQIINGRKSESKSFQFFLRASQTGRWTIPPVSVNNAGKEYHTQAITIEVVGKNSSGSAGSVSGREADVFFAAVAAKKEAYVGEQVMVEFRIYSRVPVTQYSPTKVPNFPGFWAEEFQLKEPIQAERVTINGKTYSSYTIKRMAVFPTHSGDLNIEPAEIECELRIPRKNKGNLFDDFFTPFNDPFGEVVTKKFSSDTIRIHVNDLPIDGKPSDFSGLVGTFDVKTTIDKTQLKTGEAVLYRVEIYGIGNIKSVNAPENPFNEEFEKYPVKSSDEILKNGNIVSGKKFFEFVAIPRTSRTYEIPEYTISYFNPETKKYEFKSAQGHTLVIEQGRGMTAAGNLSKEEVALIAKDIRFIKTSPENLTATYGPIYTRWWYILLLLGPLGLTLVAFVYQRYQAQQNSDAVKLKYRKASPMAKKRLNQAEKLLKARQLETFYAEVAKTLTGLIADKLGISEAGIMTDTLVTMLREKKIDGQLIDDYVACLQLCDQARFSFDRNVPEKVESVYERIRDAIFNMDKAL
- a CDS encoding tetratricopeptide repeat protein, producing the protein MIRIFGWLLLAASAVAQVSEAPESIFERAGELYRNKHYAEAEAAYQQLLSQGNVLYEVYYNLANSCFKQKKYGYAVFFYEKALRLAPDDDDILFNLEITHAYLKDQIIVPPDFFLFHYYRRALYFFSINTLVVTTVILWNFLLLMLLIKMFFQHRPRYFNHSLYGIVSVFVILAYIFAARVYIDSTKEEAVILSGVCDIKSEPDPAASTVFILHEGTKVEIRSTSDDWIEIRLVDGKVGWVRRGDVGIL
- a CDS encoding M28 family peptidase, with translation MSAVVVFILCAAPFKSLLAGNAESDTTNKLNQKKILSPAENHFFSSEIQKKINEVDGKKILEFVKILTTDSFQGRASGTTGYNKSAQWLAGQFEQMGVKPFLERSYFQPFKIANHDIQQRIYADTKGDSAETFNVVGWIEGGEWKDEFVVITAHLDHLGMKRGMTDTIYYGANDNASGVSVMLTVGETLAAMKPKRSILFVAFSGEEVGLLGSKYFVEHSPVSLKKIRFFLNLDLVGSGHDGLMVQGVNNFPQEYSIVSEINKSFFNFELSTRPNSPNSDQYFFNAIGVPAFFMYAYKGTNPYHLPGDIWQGLDPMIMENMAKFSAMIIWRFAQF